The following DNA comes from Puniceicoccales bacterium.
AATATCTCAAAACAGGCCGTGGAATCATAAAAAATCGTGGCATTGTAGAGATAGAAGAACTGGAAGGTGGTAGAGAACAGGTAATTATAACCCAGGTGCCCTACAATGTCAATCGGGCGGCACTGGTAATAAGAATCGCCGATCTGATAAACAGCAAAGCCATCGAAGAGGTTAGCGATCTGCGGGATGAATCCGATGAAAACACCCGTATAGTTATTGAGTTAAAGCGCGGTGAATCCTCCCGAGTATTAATAAATAAGCTCTACAAAATGACCCAGCTGGAGTCATCGTTTGGTGTCATAATGTTAGCTCTGGATAATCGACGGCCTAAGCAGATGAATATCAAGGAGATGCTAGAATGCTATCTTGAACATAGACAACGAGTTATTTATCGTAGGACCGAATTTAGGTTGCAAAAGGCCGAAGCCAGGGCCCATATCCTCGAAGGCTATCGTATCGCGCTGGATAATCTGGATGACTTCGTAAGGATAATCCGCCAGTCTGCAAATAGAGATCAGGCCAAATCAGAATTGATGGCAAAATTTCCACTGTCCACCGAGCAGGCCGATGCAATCCTGGAACTGAGATTGTATCAACTAACTGGTATGGAACGAGATAAGATCGAACAAGAGTATGCCGAGCTGCAGAAGCTAATAGATGAATATAGGGCGATTTTGACCGATGCAGGGCTGCTATTTAGCTTGATAAAATCCGATCTGATCGAGATGAAAGAAAAATATTCTTCTCCAAGGAAGACGAGCATTATTCCAGAGGAAGGCGAGTTCAGAATCGAGGATGTCATTGCCAATGAAGGATGTATCATAACCGTTACGCATAATGGTTTTATAAAGCGGACGAATATCGATGCATATAAATCACAGCGGCGTGGTGGCAAAGGAGTTATTGGCGTTGGCCAGCACGAGGATGACACCGTGGAACATCTGGTTTCGGCCGGTACCCATGATAATGTCATGTTTGTGATGAATAACGGTAGAATATATGTGGAAAAGGTCTACGATATCCCTGAAGGTGTGCGTACAGCCAAAGGACGATCAATAATAAATGTGCTGGAGATGCAAAAGGACGAATATATGGCTGCCATGCTGTGCTTCAGAATGTTTTCCAGTGAGCAATATGTTGTGATGTGCACCCGCAATGGTGTGGTGAAAAAAACCTGTTTGAGCTCCTATGAAAACTATCGGCGTAGTGGTATTATTGGTATCGATGTGGATGACGGAGATATTGTCATCGATGCCAGACTGTCTAACGGTAGCGATGAGCTGGTGCTGATAACCCATAAGGGTATGTCTATCAGGTTCAGTGAGAAAGATCTTAGAGATCAGGGTCGAGCCACAAGAGGTGTGCGTGGTATAAGCCTAAAGGACGGTGACCGGGTGGTTGCGATGACGGTGGTTAGAGATGAGGAAACCTTCCTGGTTGCAGCGGAAAATGGTCAGGGTAAACGATCAAAATTTGATAGCTATAGGCTACAGAAACGCGCTGGCAGCGGCGTGATTGCCATCAGGATGGCCAAAAATATCGGTGTGGCTGGGGCCTTATCCGTCAGGGAGGATGACGAGATCCTGATGCTGACAAAGTTTGGTCAGGCGGTGAGGTCTCCGGTTCAAGACATAAGAATAATTGGCAGGACTACCCAGGGCGTAAGATTGATAAATTTAGAAGATAAAGATCGCTTGATACGAATTAGCCGCGTGATGGAAGTCGATGGAGATGAGATATGATATATTACATAATGTGTTGTTAATGTCTTTATTTTTTCTTGTATAATGTAAAAAATACGTATAGTATCCACCAAGATATTTTGGTTAGGGTTAGCGATGGCTCAAAGTTAAACCTAAAAGTCGAAATGCTTTCAATATGGAAGGTAAGGAAATTGATAAAGATGTTTTAACAAAGCGATTTAGCCAGGTTTGCCTATTGACTGTCGTGGGTATGGGCTTTGGTGTCGTGGATTTGCAGGGTGATGTTACAACTAAGGACAGTGGCGTTAGATCAACCTTAACAGATATTAACAGTTCCACTGATACTGGTTATCTTGAGACCACCGCGGTTGATAAATTCGCAGTTATTGAGATTTCAGGCAATACGGGTAATAATGAAGTTAGTGAGCATGATTTTACGTTGAAAGGTGGTGGTACCGTTGGTCTTAGCTTTAACGCAACATCAGCTACGGATGAATTTATAATGAAGCGTAACAGCAAATGCATAAAGATCGAAGGTACGCCAAAATTAGTGTTTTTTGATGCTACCTATTCCACCAATGATGTAAAAATCAAAGCTGATGAAACGTTAAATTCCTTTTCCGGTCAATTATTGCTGAAAACCGGCGATAAGAAATTGATTTTCAGCGATGGTAAAATTAATCCTACTGGTGCTGCGTTGCGTGTTGTAACCACCAAGACTGGTGCTGTTCAAGTTGGTGCAAGTGGTTCGATATTGGATTCTGGTTTTACCGTAAAAAATCTGATACTTGGTGCGAATCCAGGCGAAGATTTGAAAATTGTGAAATACACCGATGCTTCCGGTGGTACGGCAGGTAATAACATGGATTTCGTCGATATCGGCACCGATGGCAGTGGCGGTAACCTGATTGCATTTGTAGATACTGAAAAAGGTGTTTTGATCACCGAAGGAGGTATCGTCTATGGTGAAAGCTCGTTGAAGTTAGCAAATAATACAGCAAATGGTGAATTGAATATTGCCAACAGCTTGGAGGTTAAGGCAGGTGCGACATTGACACTTATGGGTGTAAAAGATGATGGTACGACTGCTAATGACCTAACGATCAGGGCAGCAAAGGATTTAGCTGGAGCAGAGGTTGATGAAGCAACCAAAGGACGCATCATCATCAATGGTGGTGCTATGGTAAAGCTTGGCAGTAATATTAATTTTACAGTAAAGGATAAAAAAATTAACGCCAGTTTTGTGCTTACTGGCACCGGTGATAGCGATGCCTTAATAGCTAAATTGGTTGCCGATGGTTCTGGTGGGACCCTATCGATGATGGGAGAGATGGTTAATCCGGCGATATTGGTTTCTGATAATTGCTTTGGTTCCATCGGTGGTGAGAAAAAATTGATCATATCTGGTGATAGTACAAAAAATGTCTTGGTCCAGGTTGGTGCTAAAAGTACGTTGAAGATTGCTGGCGAAGTTGTGCTGAATTCCTCCTCGGCTACTCCGGGTGAAAAATCCTTTGTGGTTGGAGAAAAAGCCAACCTTGTATTTACCGATGCGGCTAAGCATCGGCTGGAAATTGGTGCAAATGATAAGATAATTTTTAGTAATGAATCTGAGATTCGATTCGCGACGCCGGAAGATAGCAATGTACGTGGCCAATTATTTTTAGCCAAGGTCGATAATTTTGTTGGCCAAAACAGTACCAAGGTAGCGCTTTCTTGCGGCCTATTGGTCAAGGACATGGTTAGGAAAGCTCCAGGTATTAGTGTGAACAAATTGACATTGGTTGAGCTTGGAGATAATAAGGCCAGTGTATTTGCCGAAAGAGTTGACGTTAGCGGTGCCGATAATTTTATCTCAGACTATGTTTTTGGCCCTACAGACGGTAGTGGATCTAAATATGGTATTGTTAGCACAACCATACATACCTACGGCGAAGCTTTTGAAGCCAATGAAATCGATGATACTGGTGTCTCCGGAGACTTTATCGATAAAGTAGAAGAGATGCAGGGTAATAGCAGTGTAAGCAATGATGAGGTCAAGCTGTTCGGTATGTTGATTGCCGATTATGATAAGGACGAAGATGGTTTTGATAATGGTGATATCGCCAGATCCATATCTCGCAGTACGGTGGAGGAACGTAACCGGGTGACCATTGCTTTGGCCAATATGGCTCGCCAGGCAATCTATGGCCATATGGCTAGAGAAACCCATAACCGGGAGCTTTGGCTGGCCGGTATGGTGGATATGGTCCGCCAGAATGAGG
Coding sequences within:
- the gyrA gene encoding DNA gyrase subunit A — its product is MIQENEGIISSNITDIMQKSYIDYSMSVIVSRALPDVRDGLKPVQRRVLYAMLREGLLSNRPFDKCAGVVGEVLKNYHPHGDASVYDTIVRLGQNWVLRYPLIMPQGNFGSIDGDPPAAYRYTECKLERLAEEILRDIDENTVDFQPNYKESAVEPTVLPSALPNLLMNGSTGIAVGMTTNIPPHNLGELIDALCAMIDDPNLSVDELCHIIKGPDFPTGGVVVGSESVEKYLKTGRGIIKNRGIVEIEELEGGREQVIITQVPYNVNRAALVIRIADLINSKAIEEVSDLRDESDENTRIVIELKRGESSRVLINKLYKMTQLESSFGVIMLALDNRRPKQMNIKEMLECYLEHRQRVIYRRTEFRLQKAEARAHILEGYRIALDNLDDFVRIIRQSANRDQAKSELMAKFPLSTEQADAILELRLYQLTGMERDKIEQEYAELQKLIDEYRAILTDAGLLFSLIKSDLIEMKEKYSSPRKTSIIPEEGEFRIEDVIANEGCIITVTHNGFIKRTNIDAYKSQRRGGKGVIGVGQHEDDTVEHLVSAGTHDNVMFVMNNGRIYVEKVYDIPEGVRTAKGRSIINVLEMQKDEYMAAMLCFRMFSSEQYVVMCTRNGVVKKTCLSSYENYRRSGIIGIDVDDGDIVIDARLSNGSDELVLITHKGMSIRFSEKDLRDQGRATRGVRGISLKDGDRVVAMTVVRDEETFLVAAENGQGKRSKFDSYRLQKRAGSGVIAIRMAKNIGVAGALSVREDDEILMLTKFGQAVRSPVQDIRIIGRTTQGVRLINLEDKDRLIRISRVMEVDGDEI
- a CDS encoding autotransporter outer membrane beta-barrel domain-containing protein, with the translated sequence MEGKEIDKDVLTKRFSQVCLLTVVGMGFGVVDLQGDVTTKDSGVRSTLTDINSSTDTGYLETTAVDKFAVIEISGNTGNNEVSEHDFTLKGGGTVGLSFNATSATDEFIMKRNSKCIKIEGTPKLVFFDATYSTNDVKIKADETLNSFSGQLLLKTGDKKLIFSDGKINPTGAALRVVTTKTGAVQVGASGSILDSGFTVKNLILGANPGEDLKIVKYTDASGGTAGNNMDFVDIGTDGSGGNLIAFVDTEKGVLITEGGIVYGESSLKLANNTANGELNIANSLEVKAGATLTLMGVKDDGTTANDLTIRAAKDLAGAEVDEATKGRIIINGGAMVKLGSNINFTVKDKKINASFVLTGTGDSDALIAKLVADGSGGTLSMMGEMVNPAILVSDNCFGSIGGEKKLIISGDSTKNVLVQVGAKSTLKIAGEVVLNSSSATPGEKSFVVGEKANLVFTDAAKHRLEIGANDKIIFSNESEIRFATPEDSNVRGQLFLAKVDNFVGQNSTKVALSCGLLVKDMVRKAPGISVNKLTLVELGDNKASVFAERVDVSGADNFISDYVFGPTDGSGSKYGIVSTTIHTYGEAFEANEIDDTGVSGDFIDKVEEMQGNSSVSNDEVKLFGMLIADYDKDEDGFDNGDIARSISRSTVEERNRVTIALANMARQAIYGHMARETHNRELWLAGMVDMVRQNEVNGYGMHAGLWGAVIGYDAGVNDELVLGLMAGCVHATVRYNGMTLLGGNNGRQLTGFGGFYGEWESLVRDLWIKFSGLFGQVKYKEWGNRPIPDEEGDHEAEIGRFFSSHKGHWLSFNMDSVWLTGEYKDLKFGPWLALSYDYVHQRSGSEVVTMEDEPAPDQTKTAAAVQPAPAAQPATATQPAAQPDQQTPAATPAAKADEDNDEDGIVYGKSGRHMLSGVFGVHMEGELPLGKIFVEVGYKREFCRRNRIGDSQFLGLEYAPAIGHATKNLCIIRTGYGLTKNHWGLDFGLEGQLGRNFKDCSANIVATYSF